The sequence atttttattaatatttataatattaaataattgcgtaaaataataatagttaaaTTTTAGTATTTAGAAGTGTACTATAAATAAGgttaattcaataaaatatagTTCTAATTAAATTTCTGTAAAGATTGAGTCAGATCAATagatatcaaataaaatgaaacagatAGAGATAGTATTTTATTACTCTCTCTTTTCGTTAAAGTCGgtttaaattaacttaatattggatatttttagattaaataattttttaagtatttttataatatttggaACGATAAGTACGCGATGAGATATTTTAAGTGTGTTTTATCTTCTAAATTTAAAAGAGTAAAAAGGTCAACAGATTAGTTGAATAATTGTTGTATATAATAAAGGTGTACAAAATAGCTTTTTTTATTACGATAATGATTATAATAGGATGAATAATATCGTTAATGTTTAATTAgtgattttgaatttaaattttgagaatatgaaatgttttaaaacaaaatatttttgccACTTTATAAACATCACGTAAacataaatctaaaaattatataaaatttgtttattatcatttcACGTTATAGAAGTTCGAATCGTATCTCAGTCTCAATATGATTGTTCatcctatatatataaatcaatcattcgcttattttattttatatatcttagtTTGATTatgtacaaaaattttaaagtaaaattttttaattattattttttggctaaatacttatttatttgttttgttcatAGGGAAAATGGCCATCTCCACTATTTCCAATAgagattaaaaatataaaatttggcAAACATGGCAGTGATTCTGATGCCTATGATTCTGAAGGAAGGTAAAAATGACATTACAcaatctttttcaattttttttatcttactttatttcttttttaaaaaattttaaaaaatattttttttcgtaCCAAATAATATTTCGAATCTACTTGTGAAGGTTTGTGCCAGAAAAATTTGaggaaattttcaagaaatatgCACATAACAATTCAGAGTCCTTAACATCAGAAGAAGTGAATGAATTGCTCAAGAAAAATAGAGAACCTAAGGACTACTTTGGATGGTACTATTTATATTCGATTATCTGTTTCTTAAATTTGTCAGTAAatcttatttaaatatttaaaatacgaTTTGTTTTTATTGAGCACCTAGACATAAAGTAAAGTGTCCTTAGATTTTTCcgattcaaattttaaaaagttcatGTTTATATTTCAAGTACTTGTTATAAGAATAAActtaaccatttaaaatatgTTACTTTCTTTAATCGTACACATTAAcctatattaataataataaatagtaaacCTTAAAGACTATTCTAATTGAGGTTGATTATGtgtcttttttatatttaaaatatgtgTAAATTTTACATGATCTACATATAATAAATGCTTTGAAAATTTGCACAAGCTTCTCTAAAATTAGTTTGAGTTTTCTAAAACGTGTTATAAGAAAATTCTATCATTATGCTCAATTATTCGATTAAAACATGgtataatttaaatatctaaataaaatttcatgatcagtttaaaaaattgttaatgaATTATGTTTAAGGgagaaaattttcattttagatattgataattaatttattattgtctTTTACTTCAGAAGAGGGTCTCTCAGAAAGAGTCTCTAACTCTATGAGATAGTAATAAGATTTGCGTACACTAAACTCTTCCGTGCATAACTCTATTTAGTGGGATTTCAGTGAATTTATTATCGTTAtcgttgtaattttttttttttttttgtgaataggCTTAATGCTATGACAGATTGGAGGATTTTATTTGATGTGggaaaaaataaagatggaatATTGACTAAAGAAGCAGTAAGAGATGTTTATGATGGAACCCTTTTTGAACAAAAGGCAAGAGAAGTTGCTGCAAAGAAGTCAAAAGAGAATTAaactatatttaaaaagttagttttgttatattatattgttttgttttgttttgtttgatatattgatactctttgttttttaaaagagaacatttttttatatttttttttgttgttttaattgATGTTACTTTGTTTTATGTCTTGTTTTTTCTTACTCTTTCTATTTAGATAGTTAAGAaggattttttaaaagttaaacggcattaattttttttaaaacataaaatataatattatggAGAATCGAGAATTCAACGATAAAGTTA comes from Solanum pennellii chromosome 1, SPENNV200 and encodes:
- the LOC107027456 gene encoding probable peroxygenase 5 codes for the protein MASSSGIGNNDELTPLQKHVMFFDINKDGIIYPWETYQGFRKLGRSVFRSLLAAVLIHVVTSGKTRPGKWPSPLFPIEIKNIKFGKHGSDSDAYDSEGRFVPEKFEEIFKKYAHNNSESLTSEEVNELLKKNREPKDYFGWLNAMTDWRILFDVGKNKDGILTKEAVRDVYDGTLFEQKAREVAAKKSKEN